A genomic stretch from Eptesicus fuscus isolate TK198812 chromosome 15, DD_ASM_mEF_20220401, whole genome shotgun sequence includes:
- the HNRNPK gene encoding heterogeneous nuclear ribonucleoprotein K isoform X3 codes for METEQPEETFPNTETNGEFGKRPAEDMEEEQAFKRSRNTDEMVELRILLQSKNAGAVIGKGGKNIKALRTDYNASVSVPDSSGPERILSISADIETIGEILKKIIPTLEEGLQLPSPTATSQLPLESDAVECLNYQHYKGSDFDCELRLLIHQSLAGGIIGVKGAKIKELRENTQTTIKLFQECCPHSTDRVVLIGGKPDRVVECIKIILDLISESPIKGRAQPYDPNFYDETYDYGGFTMMFDDRRGRPVGFPMRGRGGFDRMPPGRGGRPMPPSRRDYDDMSPRRGPPPPPPGRGGRGGSRARNLPLPPPPPPRGGDLMAYDRRGRPGDRYDGMVGFSADETWDSAIDTWSPSEWQMAYEPQGGSGYGGRGSYGDLGGPIITTQVTIPKDLAGSIIGKGGQRIKQIRHESGASIKIDEPLEGSEDRIITITGTQDQIQNAQYLLQNSVKQYADVEGF; via the exons ATGGAAACTGAACAGCCAGAGGAAACCTTCCCCAACACCGAAACCAATGGTGAATTTG GTAAACGCCCTGCAGAAGATATGGAAGAGGAACAAGCTTTTAAAAGATCTAGGAACACTGATGAGATGGTAGAATTACGCATTCTGCTTCAGAGCAAG AATGCTGGGGCAGTGATTggaaaaggaggcaagaatattaAGGCTCTGCGTACAGAC TACAATGCCAGTGTTTCAGTCCCAGACAGCAGTGGCCCCGAGCG CATATTGAGTATCAGTGCTGATATTGAAACAATTGGAGAAATTCTGAAGAAAATCATCCCTACCTTGGAAGAG GGCCTGCAGTTGCCATCACCCACTGCAACCAGCCAGCTCCCGCTCGAATCTGATGCTGTGGAATGCTTAAAT TACCAACACTATAAAGGAAGCGACTTTGACTGCGAATTGAGACTGTTGATTCATCAGAGTCTGGCAGGAGGGATTATTGGGGTCAAAGGTGCTAAAATCAAAGAACTTCGAGAG AACACTCAGACAACAATCAAGCTTTTCCAGGAATGCTGTCCTCATTCCACTGACAGAGTCGTTCTCATTGGAGGAAAACCTGATAGGGTTGTAGAGTGCATAAAGATCATCCTTGATCTTATATCAGAG tcGCCCATCAAAGGACGTGCACAGCCTTATGATCCCAACTTTTATGATGAAACTTATGATTATGGTGGCTTTACAATGATGTTTGATGACCGCCGTGGCCGTCCTGTGGGATTTCCCATGCGGGGAAGAGGTGGTTTTGACAGAATGCCTCCTGGTCGGGGTGGGCGTCCCATGCCTCCATCTAGAAGAGATTATGATGATATGAGCCCTCGGCGAggacctcctccccctcctcctggacGAGGTGGCCGGGGTGGTAGCAGAGCTCGtaatcttcctctccctccaccaccaccacctagaGGAGG GGATCTAATGGCCTATGACAGGAGAGGAAGACCTGGAGATCGTTACGATGGCATG GTTGGTTTCAGTGCTGATGAAACTTGGGACTCTGCAATAGATACATGGAGCCCTTCAGAATGGCAGATGGCTTATGAACCACAG gGTGGCTCTGGATATG GGGGTCGTGGCTCATATGGTGATCTTGGTGGACCTATTATTACAACACAAGTAACTATTCCCAAAGAT TTGGCTGGTTCTATAATTGGCAAAGGTGGTCAGAGGATTAAACAAATTCGTCATGAGTCAGGAGCTTCGATCAAAATTGATGAGCCTTTAGAAGGGTCCGAAGATCGGATCATTACCATTACAGGAACACAGGACCAGATACAGAATGCACAGTATTTGCTGCAGAACAG tgTGAAGCAGTATGCAGATGTTGAAGGATTCTAA
- the HNRNPK gene encoding heterogeneous nuclear ribonucleoprotein K isoform X2 has product METEQPEETFPNTETNGEFGKRPAEDMEEEQAFKRSRNTDEMVELRILLQSKNAGAVIGKGGKNIKALRTDYNASVSVPDSSGPERILSISADIETIGEILKKIIPTLEEGLQLPSPTATSQLPLESDAVECLNYQHYKGSDFDCELRLLIHQSLAGGIIGVKGAKIKELRENTQTTIKLFQECCPHSTDRVVLIGGKPDRVVECIKIILDLISESPIKGRAQPYDPNFYDETYDYGGFTMMFDDRRGRPVGFPMRGRGGFDRMPPGRGGRPMPPSRRDYDDMSPRRGPPPPPPGRGGRGGSRARNLPLPPPPPPRGGDLMAYDRRGRPGDRYDGMVGFSADETWDSAIDTWSPSEWQMAYEPQGGSGYDYSYAGGRGSYGDLGGPIITTQVTIPKDLAGSIIGKGGQRIKQIRHESGASIKIDEPLEGSEDRIITITGTQDQIQNAQYLLQNSVKQYSGKFF; this is encoded by the exons ATGGAAACTGAACAGCCAGAGGAAACCTTCCCCAACACCGAAACCAATGGTGAATTTG GTAAACGCCCTGCAGAAGATATGGAAGAGGAACAAGCTTTTAAAAGATCTAGGAACACTGATGAGATGGTAGAATTACGCATTCTGCTTCAGAGCAAG AATGCTGGGGCAGTGATTggaaaaggaggcaagaatattaAGGCTCTGCGTACAGAC TACAATGCCAGTGTTTCAGTCCCAGACAGCAGTGGCCCCGAGCG CATATTGAGTATCAGTGCTGATATTGAAACAATTGGAGAAATTCTGAAGAAAATCATCCCTACCTTGGAAGAG GGCCTGCAGTTGCCATCACCCACTGCAACCAGCCAGCTCCCGCTCGAATCTGATGCTGTGGAATGCTTAAAT TACCAACACTATAAAGGAAGCGACTTTGACTGCGAATTGAGACTGTTGATTCATCAGAGTCTGGCAGGAGGGATTATTGGGGTCAAAGGTGCTAAAATCAAAGAACTTCGAGAG AACACTCAGACAACAATCAAGCTTTTCCAGGAATGCTGTCCTCATTCCACTGACAGAGTCGTTCTCATTGGAGGAAAACCTGATAGGGTTGTAGAGTGCATAAAGATCATCCTTGATCTTATATCAGAG tcGCCCATCAAAGGACGTGCACAGCCTTATGATCCCAACTTTTATGATGAAACTTATGATTATGGTGGCTTTACAATGATGTTTGATGACCGCCGTGGCCGTCCTGTGGGATTTCCCATGCGGGGAAGAGGTGGTTTTGACAGAATGCCTCCTGGTCGGGGTGGGCGTCCCATGCCTCCATCTAGAAGAGATTATGATGATATGAGCCCTCGGCGAggacctcctccccctcctcctggacGAGGTGGCCGGGGTGGTAGCAGAGCTCGtaatcttcctctccctccaccaccaccacctagaGGAGG GGATCTAATGGCCTATGACAGGAGAGGAAGACCTGGAGATCGTTACGATGGCATG GTTGGTTTCAGTGCTGATGAAACTTGGGACTCTGCAATAGATACATGGAGCCCTTCAGAATGGCAGATGGCTTATGAACCACAG gGTGGCTCTGGATATG ATTATTCCTATGCAGGGGGTCGTGGCTCATATGGTGATCTTGGTGGACCTATTATTACAACACAAGTAACTATTCCCAAAGAT TTGGCTGGTTCTATAATTGGCAAAGGTGGTCAGAGGATTAAACAAATTCGTCATGAGTCAGGAGCTTCGATCAAAATTGATGAGCCTTTAGAAGGGTCCGAAGATCGGATCATTACCATTACAGGAACACAGGACCAGATACAGAATGCACAGTATTTGCTGCAGAACAG tgtgaAGCAGTATTCTGGAAAGTTTTTCTAA
- the RMI1 gene encoding recQ-mediated genome instability protein 1 produces the protein MSVTSIALRVETWLLATWHVKVPVMWLEACINWIQEENDNINLSQAQMNKQVFEQWLLTDLKDLEHPLLPDDILELPKGELNGFFALQINSLVDVSQPAYSQMQKLRGKSTMNELITAETQVTQKPWEAKPSRMLMLQLTDGIVQVQGMEYQPIPVLHSHLPPGTKILIYGIISFRLGVLLLKPENVKVLGGEVDALLEEYAQEKVLGRLIGEPDPIVSVIPNNSNQNIPRNTDDVELVLEPSDEELLASLDESDELAANNDTSLERRCFSIGSSSNTIPTRQSSFEPGLVISPRPKEKPPNQSVHFTDGELDDFSLAEALLLEEVVQKEQMETKELQPLTLNRIPDDSIARSSHKLNTPNNFSLIGKNGNDNWNENNLSEQMTDEDHNNGVFSVNHNVSITHCFSNKDKNSETDNKVKQTFISSNVHSLNNTILNRELVSYVPKRSSQIYNGNDQHLQNCSLKSSENSTKLSITMDLYSPPFIYLSVLMASKPKEVITVKIKAFIVTLTGNLSSSGGIWSITAKISDGTAYLDVDFVDEILASLIGFSVAEMKKLKKDPLQYQKFLEGLQKCQRDLIDLCCLMTISFNPSLSKAMVLALEDINVEHLDNLKKRLNK, from the coding sequence ATGAGTGTAACTAGTATTGCATTAAGAGTTGAAACCTGGCTTTTAGCTACATGGCATGTTAAAGTACCTGTAATGTGGTTGGAAGCTTGTATTAACTGGATCCAAGAAGAAAATGATAATATTAATTTGAGTCAagcacaaatgaataaacaagtttTTGAGCAATGGCTCCTTACCGATCTGAAAGATTTAGAGCATCCTCTTTTACCTGATGACATTTTAGAACTTCCAAAAGGAGAGCTGAATGGGTTTTTTGCTCTGCAGATCAATTCATTGGTTGATGTAAGTCAGCCTGCATATTCCCAGATGCAAAAGTTGAGAGGAAAGAGTACTATGAATGAGTTAATTACAGCTGAAACACAAGTAACCCAAAAGCCTTGGGAAGCCAAGCCTTCACGAATGTTGATGCTACAGCTAACTGATGGAATTGTACAAGTGCAGGGAATGGAATATCAGCCTATTCCAGTTCTTCATAGTCATCTTCCTCCAGGTACAAAAATTTTGATTTATGGAATCATTTCTTTTCGACTTGGTGTTCTCTTGTTGAAACCAGAAAATGTGAAGGTGTTGGGAGGAGAAGTAGATGCTCTTTTAGAGGAATATGCCCAAGAAAAAGTACTTGGAAGATTAATTGGGGAGCCTGATCCTATAGTTTCAGTCATACCAAATAATTCTAATCAGAACATCCCTAGAAATACAGATGATGTAGAGCTTGTATTAGAACCTTCTGATGAAGAACTCTTGGCAAGTCTTGATGAAAGTGATGAACTTGCAGCAAATAATGACACCTCCTTGGAAAGAAGATGTTTCAGCATAGGTAGTTCCTCAAATACTATTCCCACAAGACAGTCAAGTTTTGAACCAGGACTTGTTATTTCTCCAAGACCAAAGGAGAAACCACCAAATCAATCTGTGCATTTCACTGATGGGGAATTAGATGACTTTTCCTTAGCGGAGGCCTTGCTTTTAGAAGAAGTTGTCCAGAAAGAACAAATGGAGACTAAAGAATTGCAGCCATTGACTTTGAACAGAATACCAGATGACAGTATAGCAAGATCTTCACATAAGCTTAATACTCCAAATAATTTTTCGTTAATTGgcaaaaatggaaatgataattggaatgaaaataatttatctgaACAAATGACTGATGAAGACCACAACAATGGTGTTTTTTCAGTTAATCATAATGTATCCATAACCCACTGTTTTTCAAATAAAGATAAGAACTCAGAGACAGATAATAAAGTGAAACAAACCTTCATCAGTTCAAATGTACATTccttaaataatacaatattaaatAGAGAACTGGTCAGTTATGTACCAAAAAGGAGTTCACAAATTTATAATGGAAATGATCAGCATTTACAGAATTGTTCTTTAAAATCATCAGAGAACAGCACTAAACTTTCTATCACCATGGATTTGTATTCTCCACCCTttatctatttgtctgttctAATGGCCAGCAAACCAAAGGAAGTTATAACAGTGAAAATCAAAGCCTTTATTGTAACCTTAACTGGAAATCTCTCAAGTTCTGGTGGCATTTGGAGTATAACAGCAAAGATTTCTGATGGAACTGCATATCTAGATGTAGACTTTGTAGATGAAATACTTGCTAGTCTAATAGGGTTTTCAGTAGCAgaaatgaaaaagttaaaaaaggacCCTCTTCAATATCAGAAGTTTCTGGAAGGTTTGCAGAAATGTCAGCGAGATCTAATAGATTTGTGCTGTCTAATgactatttcatttaatccttcctTGTCTAAAGCAATGGTACTGGCATTGGAAGATATTAATGTGGAACACCTTGATAACCTAAAGAAGCGATTGAATAAGtaa
- the HNRNPK gene encoding heterogeneous nuclear ribonucleoprotein K isoform X4, with protein sequence METEQPEETFPNTETNGEFGKRPAEDMEEEQAFKRSRNTDEMVELRILLQSKNAGAVIGKGGKNIKALRTDYNASVSVPDSSGPERILSISADIETIGEILKKIIPTLEEYQHYKGSDFDCELRLLIHQSLAGGIIGVKGAKIKELRENTQTTIKLFQECCPHSTDRVVLIGGKPDRVVECIKIILDLISESPIKGRAQPYDPNFYDETYDYGGFTMMFDDRRGRPVGFPMRGRGGFDRMPPGRGGRPMPPSRRDYDDMSPRRGPPPPPPGRGGRGGSRARNLPLPPPPPPRGGDLMAYDRRGRPGDRYDGMVGFSADETWDSAIDTWSPSEWQMAYEPQGGSGYDYSYAGGRGSYGDLGGPIITTQVTIPKDLAGSIIGKGGQRIKQIRHESGASIKIDEPLEGSEDRIITITGTQDQIQNAQYLLQNSVKQYADVEGF encoded by the exons ATGGAAACTGAACAGCCAGAGGAAACCTTCCCCAACACCGAAACCAATGGTGAATTTG GTAAACGCCCTGCAGAAGATATGGAAGAGGAACAAGCTTTTAAAAGATCTAGGAACACTGATGAGATGGTAGAATTACGCATTCTGCTTCAGAGCAAG AATGCTGGGGCAGTGATTggaaaaggaggcaagaatattaAGGCTCTGCGTACAGAC TACAATGCCAGTGTTTCAGTCCCAGACAGCAGTGGCCCCGAGCG CATATTGAGTATCAGTGCTGATATTGAAACAATTGGAGAAATTCTGAAGAAAATCATCCCTACCTTGGAAGAG TACCAACACTATAAAGGAAGCGACTTTGACTGCGAATTGAGACTGTTGATTCATCAGAGTCTGGCAGGAGGGATTATTGGGGTCAAAGGTGCTAAAATCAAAGAACTTCGAGAG AACACTCAGACAACAATCAAGCTTTTCCAGGAATGCTGTCCTCATTCCACTGACAGAGTCGTTCTCATTGGAGGAAAACCTGATAGGGTTGTAGAGTGCATAAAGATCATCCTTGATCTTATATCAGAG tcGCCCATCAAAGGACGTGCACAGCCTTATGATCCCAACTTTTATGATGAAACTTATGATTATGGTGGCTTTACAATGATGTTTGATGACCGCCGTGGCCGTCCTGTGGGATTTCCCATGCGGGGAAGAGGTGGTTTTGACAGAATGCCTCCTGGTCGGGGTGGGCGTCCCATGCCTCCATCTAGAAGAGATTATGATGATATGAGCCCTCGGCGAggacctcctccccctcctcctggacGAGGTGGCCGGGGTGGTAGCAGAGCTCGtaatcttcctctccctccaccaccaccacctagaGGAGG GGATCTAATGGCCTATGACAGGAGAGGAAGACCTGGAGATCGTTACGATGGCATG GTTGGTTTCAGTGCTGATGAAACTTGGGACTCTGCAATAGATACATGGAGCCCTTCAGAATGGCAGATGGCTTATGAACCACAG gGTGGCTCTGGATATG ATTATTCCTATGCAGGGGGTCGTGGCTCATATGGTGATCTTGGTGGACCTATTATTACAACACAAGTAACTATTCCCAAAGAT TTGGCTGGTTCTATAATTGGCAAAGGTGGTCAGAGGATTAAACAAATTCGTCATGAGTCAGGAGCTTCGATCAAAATTGATGAGCCTTTAGAAGGGTCCGAAGATCGGATCATTACCATTACAGGAACACAGGACCAGATACAGAATGCACAGTATTTGCTGCAGAACAG tgTGAAGCAGTATGCAGATGTTGAAGGATTCTAA
- the HNRNPK gene encoding heterogeneous nuclear ribonucleoprotein K isoform X1 gives METEQPEETFPNTETNGEFGKRPAEDMEEEQAFKRSRNTDEMVELRILLQSKNAGAVIGKGGKNIKALRTDYNASVSVPDSSGPERILSISADIETIGEILKKIIPTLEEGLQLPSPTATSQLPLESDAVECLNYQHYKGSDFDCELRLLIHQSLAGGIIGVKGAKIKELRENTQTTIKLFQECCPHSTDRVVLIGGKPDRVVECIKIILDLISESPIKGRAQPYDPNFYDETYDYGGFTMMFDDRRGRPVGFPMRGRGGFDRMPPGRGGRPMPPSRRDYDDMSPRRGPPPPPPGRGGRGGSRARNLPLPPPPPPRGGDLMAYDRRGRPGDRYDGMVGFSADETWDSAIDTWSPSEWQMAYEPQGGSGYDYSYAGGRGSYGDLGGPIITTQVTIPKDLAGSIIGKGGQRIKQIRHESGASIKIDEPLEGSEDRIITITGTQDQIQNAQYLLQNSVKQYADVEGF, from the exons ATGGAAACTGAACAGCCAGAGGAAACCTTCCCCAACACCGAAACCAATGGTGAATTTG GTAAACGCCCTGCAGAAGATATGGAAGAGGAACAAGCTTTTAAAAGATCTAGGAACACTGATGAGATGGTAGAATTACGCATTCTGCTTCAGAGCAAG AATGCTGGGGCAGTGATTggaaaaggaggcaagaatattaAGGCTCTGCGTACAGAC TACAATGCCAGTGTTTCAGTCCCAGACAGCAGTGGCCCCGAGCG CATATTGAGTATCAGTGCTGATATTGAAACAATTGGAGAAATTCTGAAGAAAATCATCCCTACCTTGGAAGAG GGCCTGCAGTTGCCATCACCCACTGCAACCAGCCAGCTCCCGCTCGAATCTGATGCTGTGGAATGCTTAAAT TACCAACACTATAAAGGAAGCGACTTTGACTGCGAATTGAGACTGTTGATTCATCAGAGTCTGGCAGGAGGGATTATTGGGGTCAAAGGTGCTAAAATCAAAGAACTTCGAGAG AACACTCAGACAACAATCAAGCTTTTCCAGGAATGCTGTCCTCATTCCACTGACAGAGTCGTTCTCATTGGAGGAAAACCTGATAGGGTTGTAGAGTGCATAAAGATCATCCTTGATCTTATATCAGAG tcGCCCATCAAAGGACGTGCACAGCCTTATGATCCCAACTTTTATGATGAAACTTATGATTATGGTGGCTTTACAATGATGTTTGATGACCGCCGTGGCCGTCCTGTGGGATTTCCCATGCGGGGAAGAGGTGGTTTTGACAGAATGCCTCCTGGTCGGGGTGGGCGTCCCATGCCTCCATCTAGAAGAGATTATGATGATATGAGCCCTCGGCGAggacctcctccccctcctcctggacGAGGTGGCCGGGGTGGTAGCAGAGCTCGtaatcttcctctccctccaccaccaccacctagaGGAGG GGATCTAATGGCCTATGACAGGAGAGGAAGACCTGGAGATCGTTACGATGGCATG GTTGGTTTCAGTGCTGATGAAACTTGGGACTCTGCAATAGATACATGGAGCCCTTCAGAATGGCAGATGGCTTATGAACCACAG gGTGGCTCTGGATATG ATTATTCCTATGCAGGGGGTCGTGGCTCATATGGTGATCTTGGTGGACCTATTATTACAACACAAGTAACTATTCCCAAAGAT TTGGCTGGTTCTATAATTGGCAAAGGTGGTCAGAGGATTAAACAAATTCGTCATGAGTCAGGAGCTTCGATCAAAATTGATGAGCCTTTAGAAGGGTCCGAAGATCGGATCATTACCATTACAGGAACACAGGACCAGATACAGAATGCACAGTATTTGCTGCAGAACAG tgTGAAGCAGTATGCAGATGTTGAAGGATTCTAA
- the HNRNPK gene encoding heterogeneous nuclear ribonucleoprotein K isoform X5: METEQPEETFPNTETNGEFGKRPAEDMEEEQAFKRSRNTDEMVELRILLQSKNAGAVIGKGGKNIKALRTDYNASVSVPDSSGPERILSISADIETIGEILKKIIPTLEEYQHYKGSDFDCELRLLIHQSLAGGIIGVKGAKIKELRENTQTTIKLFQECCPHSTDRVVLIGGKPDRVVECIKIILDLISESPIKGRAQPYDPNFYDETYDYGGFTMMFDDRRGRPVGFPMRGRGGFDRMPPGRGGRPMPPSRRDYDDMSPRRGPPPPPPGRGGRGGSRARNLPLPPPPPPRGGDLMAYDRRGRPGDRYDGMVGFSADETWDSAIDTWSPSEWQMAYEPQGGSGYDYSYAGGRGSYGDLGGPIITTQVTIPKDLAGSIIGKGGQRIKQIRHESGASIKIDEPLEGSEDRIITITGTQDQIQNAQYLLQNSVKQYSGKFF; this comes from the exons ATGGAAACTGAACAGCCAGAGGAAACCTTCCCCAACACCGAAACCAATGGTGAATTTG GTAAACGCCCTGCAGAAGATATGGAAGAGGAACAAGCTTTTAAAAGATCTAGGAACACTGATGAGATGGTAGAATTACGCATTCTGCTTCAGAGCAAG AATGCTGGGGCAGTGATTggaaaaggaggcaagaatattaAGGCTCTGCGTACAGAC TACAATGCCAGTGTTTCAGTCCCAGACAGCAGTGGCCCCGAGCG CATATTGAGTATCAGTGCTGATATTGAAACAATTGGAGAAATTCTGAAGAAAATCATCCCTACCTTGGAAGAG TACCAACACTATAAAGGAAGCGACTTTGACTGCGAATTGAGACTGTTGATTCATCAGAGTCTGGCAGGAGGGATTATTGGGGTCAAAGGTGCTAAAATCAAAGAACTTCGAGAG AACACTCAGACAACAATCAAGCTTTTCCAGGAATGCTGTCCTCATTCCACTGACAGAGTCGTTCTCATTGGAGGAAAACCTGATAGGGTTGTAGAGTGCATAAAGATCATCCTTGATCTTATATCAGAG tcGCCCATCAAAGGACGTGCACAGCCTTATGATCCCAACTTTTATGATGAAACTTATGATTATGGTGGCTTTACAATGATGTTTGATGACCGCCGTGGCCGTCCTGTGGGATTTCCCATGCGGGGAAGAGGTGGTTTTGACAGAATGCCTCCTGGTCGGGGTGGGCGTCCCATGCCTCCATCTAGAAGAGATTATGATGATATGAGCCCTCGGCGAggacctcctccccctcctcctggacGAGGTGGCCGGGGTGGTAGCAGAGCTCGtaatcttcctctccctccaccaccaccacctagaGGAGG GGATCTAATGGCCTATGACAGGAGAGGAAGACCTGGAGATCGTTACGATGGCATG GTTGGTTTCAGTGCTGATGAAACTTGGGACTCTGCAATAGATACATGGAGCCCTTCAGAATGGCAGATGGCTTATGAACCACAG gGTGGCTCTGGATATG ATTATTCCTATGCAGGGGGTCGTGGCTCATATGGTGATCTTGGTGGACCTATTATTACAACACAAGTAACTATTCCCAAAGAT TTGGCTGGTTCTATAATTGGCAAAGGTGGTCAGAGGATTAAACAAATTCGTCATGAGTCAGGAGCTTCGATCAAAATTGATGAGCCTTTAGAAGGGTCCGAAGATCGGATCATTACCATTACAGGAACACAGGACCAGATACAGAATGCACAGTATTTGCTGCAGAACAG tgtgaAGCAGTATTCTGGAAAGTTTTTCTAA